The proteins below are encoded in one region of Mangifera indica cultivar Alphonso chromosome 7, CATAS_Mindica_2.1, whole genome shotgun sequence:
- the LOC123221389 gene encoding norbelladine synthase-like translates to MDIYGSLQVLTIINTYLPNVLGTVKVFEGDGHVGTLLNVTFPPGTPGVGYMKEKITKVDNEKRVKETETTEGGFLASGFKRYITQYKVIEKNYTSSIIRSTIKYEIDDKLANLTSLVNTSLVETLAETVGKYLSEIAPSPSPSPFPY, encoded by the exons ATGGATATCTACGGCTCCCTTCAGGTCCTCACAATTATTAACACATATCTGCCAAATGTTCTTGGAACAGTAAAAGTCTTTGAAGGTGATGGACATGTTGGAACACTTCTAAACGTTACATTTCCACCTG GAACTCCTGGAGTTGGCTATATGAAAGAAAAGATCACAAAGGTTGATAATGAGAAGCGTGTGAAGGAAACAGAAACCACTGAAGGAGGATTTTTAGCATCGGGGTTCAAGCGTTATATAACTCAATACAAAGTTattgagaaaaattatacaTCTAGTATAATAAGATCAACAATAAAGTATGAGATTGATGATAAGTTAGCAAATCTCACTTCTCTAGTCAACACCAGTCTGGTGGAAACACTTGCAGAAACCGTTGGAAAGTACCTGAGCGAGATTGcaccttctccttctccttctccatTTCCTTACTAG